The following coding sequences lie in one Equus asinus isolate D_3611 breed Donkey chromosome 1, EquAss-T2T_v2, whole genome shotgun sequence genomic window:
- the PPP1R17 gene encoding protein phosphatase 1 regulatory subunit 17 — MMSTEQMQPLELSEDRLDKLDPHCNHLDDLSDQFIQDCDLKKQPRKGKNVQVTLNVESDQKKPRRKDTPALHIPPFIPGVFSEQLIKRYDVQERHPKGKMSPALHNTDLEQKKPRRKDTPALHTPPFAAGLTLLRDERPKMIMEDDEKDGDKIVI; from the exons ATGATGTCCACTGAGCAAATGCAGCCACTGGAGCTCTCGGAAGACAGACTGGACAAGCTTGACCCTCACTGCAACCACTTAG ATGATCTTTCAGACCAGTTCATTCAGGACTGTGATCTCAAAAAGCagccaagaaagggaaaaaatgtacaGGTCACCCTGAACGTTGAGTCAGACCAAAAAAAGCCAAGAAGAAAAGATACCCCCGCCCTGCACATCCCGCCTTTTATACCAG GTGTGTTTTCAGAGCAGTTAATTAAAAGATATGATGTCCAAGAGAGACATCCAAAGGGCAAAATGAGTCCAGCTCTTCATAACACTgacctggaacagaaaaagccAAGGAGAAAAGACACACCCGCCCTCCACACGCCCCCCTTTGCAGCAG GTTTGACACTGCTCAGGGACGAGAGACCCAAAATGATCATGGAAGATGACGAAAAGGATGGTGATAAGAtagttatttaa